The stretch of DNA tggggttggtgtgttgtgcgacaagcacacagagtgcaatgagattgagtgtgtgtgtgcagggaagggaggctcggttaatttcagtGTACACAGGTTGtagtacattgacaataaaggtattattattattatatatttagtaAGATAAACAGTGGCCTACTTTAGGAAAACAGgaggaaggaaaatgaaagaCAGGATACATGACAACAGAGAGGAAACCAAGGCAATTCTCCGAGTGGCTACCAAGGTGCTTACTTTATGTTGGCCACGATCACCAAGCTGAGACTACAATTCAGCAATTTCTATTATTGTTCTTATTCATTTCATTGCTATGCCTctgtatattttaaaggaaaaaaacctccaTGTGGTTTAAAACACATTAGAGCAtcaaatccagaataaaacaatacTGAAGAAAGTTaaatatacattcaaagcaaaatAGTTaccaggaaactaaaatattatcttaaacatttcaaaagaaaacattactagaAGAagccaaatataaaatgcacatttaaaacagcataattaacaagataATAAAATGTTATTGTAAGCATAGAACATATCTACTCCTGTTGTTGCGAATCTTGCCAAAGGTGGGCAGCAGTTGTGGGAGCTCAGGACACACATTTAATTAGTGGAGTCTGCAGAGTCATTAagaagtatggcttatttacacatatttacacctgagtttaGATGGAGGGAGTGCAGAACCTCCCTCCCCTAGAATGTCTCTTGCTGCTCCTCTCAGCTTGAGCAGTCAGCTATACTTGCCAGTTTCTAGGTTGCAGCCTGCAACTCATGGAGTTCTCACCAttgttctccttcctcttcccagaACACATCCAGGAATATATCTGACACACAGGGTCTGGGGATACCTTGCTCCCCCACAAACCTGTAACAATACTTTTTGTggtggaaccatagctgccaagttttcccttttctcgcgaggaagcctattcagcataagggaaaatccctttaaaaaagggataacttggcagctatgggtggaacCAGGTTAGATTGGAGATGCAGGAGGCTCTGCTGGGGGACCAGATGGCTTTTACAGCAGATCAGGCTTCACACTTCATGACCAGGTGTGTTAAATTCACACTTTCACACCAAGGGTGTGCAGAGCTTCCAAAGTGATGGAGTTGAAAAGAATTCTGCTTATTCCTTTGAAGTTTTGGAGCCCTTGGTATCCCCACTTTGGAATGATTTGTTATTCTTTATTAATTTGTATGCCATCTGATGCTCAAATTAGCTCCTAAGCAAATGACAAGTATAAAAACCaaagaagcaaacattaaaagataAACACCCATGattaaaagatgcagaaaagaagcagaaaaacatgAATCTACAGACTTTCCCCCCCAGAATAAACCTATGTTGTTGGTCATCTCTAATGCCATCCTGGCATCTTAGTTTACAAGGAGAGGTTTAAGAAGTCATCATCATTGAATTTATCATGGTTGGAGGACTCTGATCTTCTCTGCAATCAGCTTTGTCACTAAAAACTCTTTCCAGCACCACCTTCAAGGGTTCTCTGGATCGATGTGTCTTTTTCCTTCCAATTAAGAAGTAAATGAATGGATTAACACTGCTGTTGATAATAGCACACACTCCTCCAAAAAATAACATTATtggattaaaatcaacaataaaatattGAACGGTTATCATGACACTGAGTGGAACACCAAAAATGAGGAAGAAAAGAAGTGCAAACAAGAGTGCTGTGTAGAACTTTCCTCGTTGGCGTCGATGTAAACTGCAGCAGACCTTGATGAAAAGGATCACAGTACAGATGACTACAAGAAGTGGGCAAAATACAGAGTTGATCATATGAACGACCCAAATCATTATGTGAGAGTCTTCATATTCAGCTGAAATGAAAAAGTGATAGATTCCAAAGACCAGAATGGACATTGCCCATATTAATGCACAAACAATTTCAGACAGGTGTTCTAGACGG from Zootoca vivipara chromosome 8, rZooViv1.1, whole genome shotgun sequence encodes:
- the LOC118090253 gene encoding mas-related G-protein coupled receptor member H-like gives rise to the protein MAELSTTASLGLTIDGVSGDYSPSAFPEEDAEFEFSSFIYYLLLFGCLFIVTLIVSICGLVGNAIVICFLCFIMKKNPITTYVLNLAVADSCVLVTLALAISDSIWDVGGISTDLGFGLFISTHATSLYLLTAISVEKCLSVVFPIWYRCHRLEHLSEIVCALIWAMSILVFGIYHFFISAEYEDSHIMIWVVHMINSVFCPLLVVICTVILFIKVCCSLHRRQRGKFYTALLFALLFFLIFGVPLSVMITVQYFIVDFNPIMLFFGGVCAIINSSVNPFIYFLIGRKKTHRSREPLKVVLERVFSDKADCREDQSPPTMINSMMMTS